Sequence from the Segatella copri genome:
AAAGAGCCTCTATCAAGAGTATTCCTTACGACGAGTTTAAGGACAATGATACCCTCGAAAAGATTGCGCAGGAGCTCAATGAGGGTGGTGCTAACGTGGTAGTCGGTTCGCTCGATGCTGCCATCAACTGGGGACGCAGTAACTCACTCTGGTCACTGACCTTCGGTACTTCTTGCTGTGGTATCGAGTTCATGGCTGTAGGTTGTGCCCGTTACGACTTCTCCCGTTTCGGTTTCGAGGTAACCCGTAACTCTCCACGCCAGGCTGACTTGATCATGTGTGCCGGTACTATCACCAATAAGATGGCACCTGTTTTCAAACGTTTGTACGATGAAATGGCTGAGCCTAAGTATGTGGTAGCTGTGGGTGGATGCGCCATCTCTGGTGGTCCGTTCAAGAAGAGCTACAACGTAGTTCGTGGTATCAGCGAGTTGGTTCCTGTAGATGTTTATATCCCTGGCTGTCCTCCACGACCTGAGGCAATCCTTTATGGTATGATGCAGTTGCAGCGTAAGGTAAAGGTTGAGAAATTCTTCGGTGGTGCTAACCACAAGATGACTCAGGATGAGAAGGAACTCTCTATGAGCAAGGGTGGTCTTCGCGGCTTGAGCAACGAGAACCTCTCTGATAGCGAGAAGCTCGGACACAAGGAGCC
This genomic interval carries:
- a CDS encoding NADH-quinone oxidoreductase subunit B, translating into MEVNKRASIKSIPYDEFKDNDTLEKIAQELNEGGANVVVGSLDAAINWGRSNSLWSLTFGTSCCGIEFMAVGCARYDFSRFGFEVTRNSPRQADLIMCAGTITNKMAPVFKRLYDEMAEPKYVVAVGGCAISGGPFKKSYNVVRGISELVPVDVYIPGCPPRPEAILYGMMQLQRKVKVEKFFGGANHKMTQDEKELSMSKGGLRGLSNENLSDSEKLGHKEPIIVTEVPEDFDPQKGLTD